A single Defluviitalea saccharophila DNA region contains:
- a CDS encoding S1C family serine protease — MDEFNEMDRDKEIDDGIVEVSDMHTVESESHYYTQTIKTAPKKPRFNKMSAFLIVLGIFVGGASIGLGIGLAKPFNELFLQPGLQVLNERFFGGEPIEEEVTEEKFSFEDAEAEEVASEAQPTAYTAGGISIPEIAKKVGPSVVSIRSRFTVTDWWNEQYQKEGTGSGIVFNVTSKEIMIVTNYHVIENAQSLVVTFLGNYSAPASVVGIDSQTDLAVVKVAHADIPDEIKGKIKAAPFGDSDKLEVGELAVAIGNPLGEAYSNTVTAGVISALNRTIQLTDKEMTLIQTDAAINPGNSGGALVGSKGTVIGINTIKLVDTSVEGMGFAIPINVAKPIIEELVNKGAVSRPYLGILGQDITEDTAQLYEIPIGILVREVYQGSGAYIAGIRAGDIIIEFDGQKVTTMEQLTKIIESHKVGDKIQVKLIRGGTTKKTVTVQLQDKSKIKY, encoded by the coding sequence ATGGACGAATTTAATGAAATGGATAGAGATAAAGAAATCGATGACGGCATTGTAGAAGTCAGTGATATGCATACTGTGGAAAGTGAGTCTCACTATTATACACAAACCATTAAAACTGCTCCTAAAAAACCAAGGTTTAATAAGATGTCTGCATTTTTGATTGTCCTTGGAATTTTTGTAGGAGGAGCTTCAATAGGCCTGGGTATAGGACTAGCCAAACCCTTTAATGAACTCTTTCTGCAGCCTGGATTACAAGTGCTTAATGAAAGATTTTTTGGTGGGGAGCCAATAGAAGAAGAAGTGACTGAAGAAAAGTTTTCGTTTGAAGATGCTGAAGCAGAAGAAGTTGCAAGTGAGGCACAGCCTACCGCATATACTGCGGGAGGAATCAGTATCCCGGAAATTGCAAAAAAGGTAGGTCCTTCTGTAGTATCTATTAGAAGTCGCTTTACTGTAACCGATTGGTGGAATGAGCAATATCAAAAGGAAGGCACTGGTTCAGGTATTGTTTTCAATGTTACTTCAAAGGAAATAATGATTGTAACGAATTATCATGTAATAGAAAATGCACAAAGTCTTGTAGTTACCTTTTTAGGCAATTACTCCGCACCGGCATCCGTAGTAGGGATAGATTCTCAAACCGATTTAGCAGTAGTAAAAGTAGCCCATGCTGATATTCCAGATGAAATAAAAGGAAAGATAAAAGCCGCTCCTTTTGGGGATTCTGACAAATTAGAGGTAGGTGAGCTTGCGGTAGCGATAGGAAATCCTTTGGGAGAAGCTTATAGCAATACGGTTACGGCAGGGGTAATCAGTGCATTAAATCGTACCATTCAGCTTACAGATAAAGAAATGACCTTAATTCAGACAGATGCGGCAATTAACCCCGGAAATAGTGGTGGAGCCTTAGTTGGAAGCAAAGGAACAGTTATAGGCATTAATACAATTAAATTAGTCGATACCAGTGTTGAGGGCATGGGATTTGCGATTCCAATCAATGTGGCAAAACCGATTATTGAAGAATTAGTGAATAAGGGTGCTGTTTCAAGACCATATCTTGGTATTCTTGGTCAAGACATAACGGAAGATACAGCACAATTATATGAAATTCCTATTGGAATTTTGGTTCGTGAAGTATATCAAGGAAGTGGAGCCTATATTGCAGGAATCAGAGCTGGAGATATCATTATTGAATTTGATGGACAAAAGGTTACAACCATGGAACAACTGACAAAGATTATCGAATCTCATAAAGTAGGGGATAAAATTCAGGTTAAGCTTATTAGAGGAGGAACGACTAAGAAAACCGTTACGGTTCAACTCCAAGATAAGAGTAAAATCAAGTATTAA
- a CDS encoding HAMP domain-containing sensor histidine kinase: MFKTLFGKLFTAYMGIILGSFVLLAAILSQAFETYFIKQKEDIMLEQGEKITKQYAKAYYTGIMDLDQLRFEMEVLDKYLDSMIWIVDANGRIYVVSRTENKSWLGQKLTYEQINEVFEGKIVTIKGNFGGYFKDPVLTVGYPIQIDGKAYGALFMHTPIPEIQRTVKELYKITLLCLSLSGLCAFFFIYYLSRRITNPLKEMNEVAKVIAGGDFHKKLDIVGYDEVAELASSFNYMAEELNKLEELRRGFIANISHDLRSPLTSIKGFVQAILDGTIPPEKQSKYLEIVLDETRRLTKMTNDIMDLTKMESGQMELKKDQFEINDVIRIVLDRFEQRILDKKIDLNLILAEERTMVFADREQIQRVIYNLLDNAVKFVPEAGKIWIETTLSYNKVLISIKNNGEGIPQEELLYIWDRFHKGDKSRGKDKTGMGLGLSIVKQILKNHGESIKVENQEDGVAFIFTLELKI; encoded by the coding sequence ATGTTTAAAACCCTCTTTGGAAAGCTTTTTACTGCATATATGGGAATTATTTTAGGAAGTTTTGTTCTGTTGGCTGCGATTTTATCCCAAGCCTTTGAAACTTACTTTATAAAACAAAAAGAAGATATTATGCTTGAGCAAGGTGAAAAAATAACCAAGCAGTATGCAAAGGCATATTATACCGGCATCATGGATCTAGATCAGCTAAGATTTGAAATGGAAGTATTGGATAAATATTTAGATTCTATGATTTGGATTGTTGATGCCAATGGAAGAATTTATGTAGTATCTAGAACCGAAAATAAATCCTGGTTAGGCCAAAAGCTAACCTACGAACAGATTAATGAAGTGTTCGAAGGGAAAATTGTAACCATCAAAGGAAATTTCGGTGGGTACTTTAAAGATCCTGTCCTCACTGTAGGGTATCCGATTCAAATAGATGGCAAAGCCTATGGGGCACTTTTTATGCATACCCCCATCCCTGAAATTCAAAGAACGGTAAAAGAATTATACAAAATCACTTTGTTATGCTTAAGTTTATCCGGACTATGTGCTTTTTTCTTTATATATTATTTATCAAGGCGAATCACCAATCCTCTGAAAGAAATGAATGAAGTTGCCAAGGTTATTGCTGGAGGAGATTTTCATAAAAAGCTTGATATTGTTGGCTATGATGAAGTAGCCGAATTAGCAAGCAGTTTTAATTACATGGCGGAAGAATTGAATAAGCTAGAAGAATTAAGAAGAGGATTTATCGCGAATATTTCCCATGATCTTCGTTCACCGCTTACATCGATTAAAGGGTTTGTACAAGCCATACTGGATGGGACCATTCCTCCGGAAAAGCAGTCAAAATACCTTGAAATCGTATTAGACGAAACCCGAAGGCTTACAAAAATGACTAATGACATCATGGATTTAACTAAGATGGAAAGTGGACAAATGGAGTTAAAGAAAGATCAATTTGAAATCAATGATGTTATTAGAATAGTACTGGATAGATTTGAACAGAGAATTCTGGATAAAAAAATAGACCTTAATTTAATCTTAGCAGAAGAAAGAACTATGGTTTTTGCGGATCGGGAACAAATTCAAAGAGTCATATATAATCTTTTAGACAATGCGGTAAAATTTGTTCCGGAAGCAGGAAAGATATGGATTGAAACTACGCTTTCCTATAATAAAGTATTAATATCCATAAAGAATAATGGAGAGGGTATTCCCCAGGAAGAACTGTTATATATTTGGGACAGGTTTCATAAAGGAGATAAATCCAGAGGAAAAGATAAAACAGGAATGGGTTTGGGTCTTTCGATCGTTAAGCAGATTCTTAAGAATCATGGAGAAAGTATTAAGGTAGAAAATCAGGAGGATGGAGTAGCGTTTATATTTACTCTGGAATTGAAAATCTAA